In the genome of Streptomyces pactum, one region contains:
- the ureA gene encoding urease subunit gamma, with protein MRLTPTERDRLLLFGAAELARTRRARGLRLNVPEATALIADTVCEAARDGRRLSEAIEAARSVLGPDDVLPGVADVVTEVHVEAVFDDGSRLAVVSDPIRGATADGRPAGLGDAAPGAVLPGPADPAPTPRVRLTVRNTATVPVSVTSHFHFFEANPRLEFDRAAAYGMRLCIPAGSSQRFDPGAVAEVGLVPIGGDRVAIGFAGLVDGPLDAPGARAEALRRAAACGYLGAVPDAGAAPGGGTPARTRADDGTSGAAAPGGGRPGRAAPEGPAGTPAEGRDEEGRR; from the coding sequence ATGCGGCTGACCCCTACCGAACGCGACCGGCTGCTGCTGTTCGGCGCCGCGGAACTGGCACGCACGCGCCGGGCGCGCGGTCTGCGGCTCAATGTGCCGGAGGCCACCGCGCTGATCGCCGACACCGTCTGCGAGGCGGCCCGTGACGGGCGGCGGCTGTCCGAGGCGATCGAGGCGGCCCGGTCGGTCCTGGGCCCCGACGACGTGCTGCCCGGCGTGGCCGACGTGGTCACCGAGGTGCACGTGGAGGCGGTCTTCGACGACGGATCACGGCTCGCGGTGGTGAGCGACCCCATCCGCGGCGCCACCGCCGACGGACGGCCGGCCGGCCTCGGCGACGCGGCCCCCGGGGCGGTGCTGCCCGGTCCGGCGGACCCCGCCCCCACGCCCCGGGTGCGGCTGACCGTACGGAACACCGCCACCGTGCCGGTGAGCGTCACCTCGCACTTCCACTTCTTCGAGGCCAACCCGCGGCTGGAGTTCGACCGCGCCGCCGCCTACGGGATGCGCCTGTGCATCCCCGCGGGATCCTCGCAGCGCTTCGATCCCGGCGCGGTCGCCGAGGTGGGCCTGGTGCCGATCGGCGGCGACCGGGTCGCCATCGGGTTCGCGGGTCTGGTGGACGGGCCGCTGGACGCCCCCGGGGCCCGCGCCGAGGCGCTCCGCCGGGCCGCCGCCTGCGGCTACCTGGGCGCCGTGCCGGACGCCGGCGCCGCGCCCGGCGGCGGGACCCCCGCCCGCACCCGGGCGGACGACGGGACCTCCGGCGCCGCCGCGCCGGGCGGTGGGCGGCCCGGGCGCGCCGCGCCGGAGGGTCCGGCCGGCACTCCGGCCGAGGGCCGGGACGAGGAGGGACGGCGATGA
- a CDS encoding urease subunit alpha, translating into MSIDPRDYASVHGPRAGDRVVLGDSGLVVRVESDSQRPGDEFLAGFGKTARDGLHLKAAAVRDTCDVVISNVLVIDALLGIRKVSIGIREGRIHAIGRAGNPDTLDGVDVVVGTGTTIVSGEGMIATAGAVDTHVHLLSPRVMEASLASGVTTVIGQEFGPVWGVGVNSPWALRHAFNAFDAWPVNIGFLARGSSSHPAPLEEALAEGGACGFKVHEDMGAHARALDTALRVAEDHDVQVALHSDGLNECLSVEDTLAVLEGRTIHAFHIEGCGGGHVPNVLRMAGVPNVIGSSTNPTLPFGRDAVAEHYGMIVSVHDLKTDLPGDAAMARDRIRAGTMGAEDVLHDVGAIGITSSDAQGMGRAGETVRRTFAMAGKMKAELGPLPDDGPHDDNGRVLRYVAKLTINPALAHGLAHEIGSLTVGKLADIVLWRPEFFGAKPQLVLKAGFPAYGVTGDPNAATDTCEPLVLGPQFGAHGATAADLSVAFVARAAVDRERDTVPTRRRRVAVRGTRGIGPADLVRNARLGEVRVDERSGLVTLDGAPMRSEPADRISLNRLYFL; encoded by the coding sequence ATGAGCATCGACCCGCGGGACTACGCGTCCGTGCACGGGCCCCGCGCCGGGGACCGGGTGGTCCTCGGCGACTCCGGGCTGGTCGTGAGGGTGGAGTCCGACTCCCAGCGGCCCGGTGACGAGTTCCTCGCCGGCTTCGGCAAGACCGCCCGCGACGGCCTCCACCTGAAGGCCGCCGCGGTCCGCGACACCTGCGACGTGGTGATCAGCAACGTCCTGGTCATCGACGCCCTGCTGGGCATCCGCAAGGTGTCCATCGGCATCCGCGAGGGCCGCATCCACGCCATCGGGCGGGCGGGCAACCCCGACACCCTCGACGGCGTGGACGTGGTCGTCGGCACCGGGACCACCATCGTCTCCGGCGAGGGAATGATCGCCACCGCCGGCGCCGTGGACACCCATGTCCACCTGCTCTCGCCGCGGGTGATGGAGGCGTCGCTCGCCTCCGGCGTGACCACCGTCATCGGCCAGGAGTTCGGCCCGGTCTGGGGCGTCGGCGTCAACTCACCCTGGGCGCTGCGCCACGCCTTCAACGCCTTCGACGCCTGGCCGGTCAACATCGGCTTCCTCGCCCGCGGCTCCTCCTCGCACCCCGCACCGCTGGAGGAGGCGCTCGCCGAGGGCGGCGCCTGCGGCTTCAAGGTGCACGAGGACATGGGGGCGCACGCCCGCGCGCTGGACACCGCGCTGCGCGTCGCCGAGGACCACGACGTCCAGGTGGCGCTGCACAGCGACGGCCTCAACGAGTGCCTGTCGGTCGAGGACACCCTCGCGGTGCTGGAGGGGCGGACCATCCACGCCTTCCACATCGAGGGCTGCGGCGGCGGACACGTGCCCAACGTGCTGCGGATGGCCGGGGTGCCGAACGTCATCGGCTCCTCCACCAACCCCACGCTGCCGTTCGGCCGGGACGCGGTCGCCGAGCACTACGGCATGATCGTCTCCGTCCACGACCTCAAGACCGACCTGCCGGGCGACGCCGCGATGGCCCGGGACCGCATCCGCGCCGGGACCATGGGCGCCGAGGACGTCCTGCACGACGTGGGCGCCATCGGCATCACCTCCTCCGACGCCCAGGGCATGGGCCGGGCCGGGGAGACGGTGCGCCGCACCTTCGCCATGGCCGGGAAGATGAAGGCGGAGCTGGGGCCGCTGCCGGACGACGGCCCGCACGACGACAACGGCCGGGTGCTGCGCTACGTCGCCAAGCTCACGATCAACCCCGCGCTCGCCCACGGCCTGGCGCACGAGATCGGCTCGCTGACCGTCGGCAAGCTCGCCGACATCGTGCTGTGGCGGCCGGAGTTCTTCGGCGCCAAGCCCCAGCTGGTGCTGAAGGCCGGCTTCCCCGCGTACGGCGTCACCGGCGACCCGAACGCGGCCACCGACACCTGCGAGCCGCTCGTGCTCGGCCCGCAGTTCGGCGCCCACGGGGCGACCGCCGCGGACCTGTCGGTGGCCTTCGTCGCCCGGGCGGCGGTGGACCGGGAGCGGGACACCGTGCCGACCCGGCGGCGCCGCGTCGCGGTGCGCGGCACCCGCGGCATCGGCCCCGCCGACCTGGTCCGCAACGCCCGGCTGGGCGAGGTCCGGGTGGACGAGCGCAGCGGACTGGTGACGCTCGACGGCGCCCCGATGCGCTCCGAACCGGCCGACCGGATCTCCCTCAACCGCCTGTACTTCCTGTGA
- a CDS encoding agmatine deiminase family protein produces MPPEWAPHDRTWMAWPGPNATFGAEGEESLGRARHAWAEVARAVRRFEPVTVVAGAGQSGAAARLLGPGIDVVEAPLDDAWMRDIGPTFLTGPGGLAATDWVFNGWGAQDWAAWDRDRHIGAFVAGRAGARRFASPLVNEGGGIHVDGEGTVLLTETVQLDPDRNPGWTRARAEAEIHAQLGTRKAIWLPRGLTRDYGRFGTRGHVDIVAAFAAPGVVVAHTQPDPSHPDHEVCRELVALLRGSTDARGRELTVVELPAPTVTETDGEPADLSYVNHYLCNGGVVLCAFGDPRDEHAAGIFRRLFPSRTVTLVDAREIFAAGGGIHCITQQQPRTAGQR; encoded by the coding sequence ATGCCCCCCGAGTGGGCGCCGCACGACCGCACCTGGATGGCCTGGCCGGGCCCCAACGCCACGTTCGGCGCGGAGGGGGAGGAGAGCCTGGGGCGGGCCCGGCACGCCTGGGCCGAGGTGGCCCGGGCGGTCCGCCGCTTCGAACCGGTGACGGTGGTCGCGGGCGCCGGGCAGAGCGGCGCGGCGGCCCGGCTGCTGGGCCCGGGCATCGACGTGGTGGAGGCCCCGCTGGACGACGCCTGGATGCGGGACATCGGGCCCACCTTCCTCACCGGCCCCGGCGGGCTCGCCGCCACCGACTGGGTGTTCAACGGCTGGGGCGCCCAGGACTGGGCGGCGTGGGACCGCGACCGGCACATCGGCGCCTTCGTGGCCGGCCGGGCCGGGGCCCGCCGGTTCGCCTCCCCGCTGGTCAACGAGGGCGGCGGCATCCACGTGGACGGTGAGGGCACGGTGCTGCTCACCGAGACCGTCCAGCTCGACCCGGACCGCAACCCGGGGTGGACCCGCGCGCGGGCCGAGGCCGAGATCCACGCCCAGCTCGGCACCCGCAAGGCCATCTGGCTGCCGCGCGGGCTCACCCGCGACTACGGCCGGTTCGGCACCCGCGGCCACGTGGACATCGTCGCCGCCTTCGCCGCCCCCGGCGTGGTCGTGGCGCACACCCAGCCCGACCCGTCCCACCCCGACCACGAGGTCTGCCGCGAGCTGGTGGCGCTGCTGCGCGGCTCCACCGACGCCCGCGGCCGGGAGCTGACCGTGGTGGAGCTGCCCGCGCCCACCGTCACCGAGACCGACGGCGAGCCGGCCGACCTCAGCTACGTCAACCACTACCTGTGCAACGGCGGCGTGGTGCTGTGCGCCTTCGGCGACCCCCGTGACGAGCACGCGGCCGGGATCTTCCGCCGGCTCTTCCCGTCCCGCACGGTCACCCTGGTCGACGCCCGGGAGATCTTCGCAGCCGGTGGCGGCATACACTGCATCACCCAGCAGCAGCCCCGGACCGCCGGGCAGCGGTGA
- a CDS encoding TetR/AcrR family transcriptional regulator, protein MAGTARTPRRRASPPREQVLAAAMRTIAEHGLAALTMAQLGREVGMSSGHLLYYFRSKDELLLQTLMWSEEQLGAERRAALSRPVSVRERLDAFVELYLPDAVRDPRWTLWLEVWNRSQAADEPTRARQLELELAWHRDLVALLAEGASRGEFGAVDADRFAVRTRAMLDGFGTHLVVGLPGLDRAAVLGHVREYLDGSLTPAG, encoded by the coding sequence GTGGCCGGTACGGCCCGTACCCCCAGGCGCCGGGCGAGCCCGCCGCGCGAGCAGGTGCTCGCCGCCGCCATGCGCACCATCGCCGAACACGGCCTGGCCGCCCTGACCATGGCCCAGCTGGGCCGCGAGGTCGGGATGAGCAGCGGCCACCTGCTCTACTACTTCCGCAGCAAGGACGAACTGCTGCTGCAGACCCTGATGTGGAGCGAGGAGCAGCTGGGCGCCGAGCGGCGGGCGGCGCTGTCCCGGCCGGTGTCCGTCCGGGAGCGGCTGGACGCCTTCGTCGAGCTGTACCTGCCGGACGCCGTCCGCGACCCGCGCTGGACGCTCTGGCTGGAGGTGTGGAACCGCTCGCAGGCGGCCGACGAGCCCACCCGGGCCCGCCAGCTGGAACTGGAGCTGGCCTGGCACCGGGACCTGGTGGCGCTGCTGGCCGAGGGGGCATCCCGGGGGGAGTTCGGGGCGGTGGACGCGGACCGGTTCGCGGTGCGCACCCGGGCCATGCTGGACGGCTTCGGCACCCACCTGGTGGTGGGGCTGCCCGGGCTGGACCGGGCGGCGGTGCTCGGCCACGTCCGCGAGTACCTGGACGGCTCGCTCACCCCGGCCGGCTGA
- the cimA gene encoding citramalate synthase, whose product MTDASNTVPGDGSPAGAAAPAFRPVDDSFHVFDTTLRDGAQREGINLSVADKLAIARHLDDFGVGFIEGGWPGANPRDTEFFARARAEIDFRHARLVAFGATRRAGVRAEDDPQVRALLDSGAPVITLVAKAHDRHVELALRTSLDENLAMIRDTVSHLRARGRRVFVDCEHFFDGYRANPGYAKQVVRTAHEAGADVVVLCDTNGGMVPAQVHAVVATVLADTGARLGIHAQDDTGCAVANTLAAVDAGATHVQCTANGYGERVGNANLFPVVAALELKYDRRVLPPGTLTEMTRISHAIAEVVNLTPSTHQPYVGVSAFAHKAGLHASAIKVDPDLYQHIDPERVGNTMRMLVSDMAGRASVELKGKELGIDLGGDRELIGRVVERVKERELAGYTYEAADASFELLLREELQRAEEGRARRYFRLDSWRAIVEVRPDGSHVNEATVKLWAKGERIVATAEGNGPVNALDRALRVGLERIYPQLAGMELVDYKVRILEGRHGTQSTTRVLVSTTDGRDEWSTVGVGDNVIAASWEALDDAYAYGLRRAGVSPQE is encoded by the coding sequence ATGACGGACGCAAGCAACACCGTCCCGGGCGACGGCTCGCCGGCCGGCGCCGCCGCCCCCGCCTTCCGTCCGGTGGACGACAGCTTCCACGTCTTCGACACCACGCTGCGCGACGGCGCGCAGCGTGAGGGCATCAACCTCAGCGTCGCGGACAAGCTGGCCATCGCCCGGCACCTGGACGACTTCGGCGTGGGGTTCATCGAGGGCGGCTGGCCCGGCGCCAACCCGCGGGACACCGAGTTCTTCGCCCGGGCCCGTGCCGAGATCGACTTCCGCCACGCCCGCCTCGTCGCCTTCGGCGCCACCCGCAGGGCGGGCGTCCGTGCCGAGGACGACCCGCAGGTGCGGGCGCTGCTGGACTCCGGGGCGCCGGTGATCACCCTGGTCGCCAAGGCGCACGACCGCCATGTGGAGCTCGCGCTGCGCACCAGCCTCGACGAGAACCTGGCGATGATCCGCGACACCGTCTCCCACCTGCGCGCGCGGGGCCGCCGGGTCTTCGTGGACTGCGAGCACTTCTTCGACGGGTACCGCGCCAACCCCGGCTACGCCAAGCAGGTCGTCCGCACCGCCCACGAGGCGGGCGCCGACGTGGTGGTGCTGTGCGACACCAACGGCGGCATGGTGCCCGCCCAGGTGCACGCGGTGGTCGCCACCGTGCTCGCCGACACCGGCGCCCGGCTGGGCATCCACGCCCAGGACGACACCGGCTGCGCGGTGGCCAACACGCTGGCCGCCGTGGACGCCGGTGCCACCCATGTGCAGTGCACCGCCAACGGCTACGGCGAACGGGTCGGCAACGCCAACCTCTTCCCGGTCGTGGCCGCGCTGGAGCTGAAGTACGACCGGCGGGTGCTGCCGCCCGGGACGCTGACCGAGATGACCCGCATCTCGCACGCCATCGCCGAGGTCGTCAACCTCACCCCGTCCACCCACCAGCCCTACGTCGGTGTCTCCGCCTTCGCGCACAAGGCCGGGCTGCACGCCTCGGCGATCAAGGTCGATCCCGACCTGTACCAGCACATCGACCCCGAGCGGGTCGGCAACACCATGCGGATGCTCGTCTCCGACATGGCCGGGCGCGCCTCGGTGGAGCTGAAGGGCAAGGAGCTGGGCATCGACCTCGGCGGCGACCGGGAGCTGATCGGCCGCGTGGTGGAGCGGGTCAAGGAGCGGGAGCTGGCCGGCTACACCTACGAGGCCGCCGACGCCTCGTTCGAGCTGCTGCTCCGCGAGGAGCTCCAGCGGGCGGAGGAGGGGCGGGCCCGCCGGTACTTCCGGCTGGACTCCTGGCGCGCCATCGTCGAGGTCCGCCCGGACGGCAGCCACGTCAACGAGGCCACCGTCAAGCTCTGGGCCAAGGGCGAGCGCATCGTCGCCACCGCCGAGGGCAACGGCCCGGTGAACGCCCTGGACCGGGCGCTGCGGGTGGGACTGGAGCGCATCTACCCGCAGCTGGCCGGGATGGAGCTGGTGGACTACAAGGTCCGCATCCTGGAAGGCCGGCACGGCACCCAGTCCACCACCCGGGTCCTGGTCTCCACCACCGACGGCCGGGACGAGTGGTCCACCGTCGGGGTCGGGGACAACGTGATCGCCGCGTCCTGGGAGGCGCTGGACGACGCGTACGCCTACGGGCTGCGGCGGGCCGGGGTGAGCCCGCAGGAGTAG
- a CDS encoding polysaccharide lyase 8 family protein: MSPARSRRDFLATTGALGLGLSLAGPGRPAAAGQRGAPGTEPPAGPYAALRRRWLEITLGTGFDPAAEPYAARLARTGRQAAAHRAGLRPAPGSLWPDLPYDPPAGITASYRRLETMARAWAQPGTGLTGDPGLAADVTAGLDHLDRTVYHPGTTRYGNWWEWQIGSPRLLLDTLAVLHDTLPPGLRERALAAVDHFVPDEVLGEYTGVSTGANRVDLCRVVALRGVLGEAPAKLTLARDALSPVFPYVTRGDGLYADGSFIQHTRVPYTGTYGQVLLDGLGRLFTLLAGSPWEVTDPGRHTVHDGVERAWAPLLYDGLVMDSVSGRAVSRGVVPDDPVRYGDHQRGHQVMAAITLLALALDAPDGPGTAAGAVLRDRWHALVKGWIERDTWLPVLTDPQFDVADLARLHAVAASPVPAAPEPTGHRIFAAMDRAVHRRPGWAVNIAMASDRIAYYENGNGENPRGWHTGAGMLHWWGGTDPLSRHGQYTDAFWPTADPYRLPGITVSAKRLADDEGGGWGEPRPDARRVGGTTDGEFAALGQDLRGLAGTLRAKKSWFCLDDAVVCLAAGITARDGTAVETVIDHRNLGAEPAAGPDPGGPGAVTVDGVAQPDGTGWSATFRRAHWVHLRGHGGYVLPGGGRLHALREARTGAWRDINDGGSPEPFTRRYLTLRHDHGTDPVNASCLHLLMPGATPAAVAARAADRHWLRVLENSDHRQGVLVDPLGVTAVNFWRPGTAGPLTATAPASVLVRRTGTTAVLCVAEPARTGTPLTVVWHHPVRAVTAHGPGVEVLATGRALRLRITPGTACVTHRCTVTLPG; encoded by the coding sequence ATGTCCCCGGCCCGGTCCCGGCGGGACTTCCTGGCCACCACCGGCGCGCTCGGTCTCGGCCTGTCCCTCGCCGGACCGGGCCGGCCCGCCGCGGCCGGGCAGCGGGGCGCGCCCGGCACGGAGCCGCCCGCCGGCCCGTACGCCGCGCTCCGCCGCCGCTGGCTGGAGATCACGCTCGGCACCGGTTTCGACCCGGCCGCCGAGCCCTACGCCGCCCGGCTGGCGCGCACCGGGCGGCAGGCCGCCGCCCACCGCGCCGGCCTGCGGCCCGCCCCCGGGTCGCTCTGGCCCGACCTGCCCTACGACCCGCCCGCCGGCATCACCGCCAGCTACCGGCGGCTGGAGACCATGGCCCGGGCGTGGGCCCAGCCGGGCACCGGGCTCACCGGCGACCCGGGCCTGGCCGCGGACGTCACCGCGGGCCTGGACCACCTGGACCGCACCGTCTACCACCCGGGCACCACCCGGTACGGCAACTGGTGGGAGTGGCAGATCGGCAGCCCCCGGCTGCTGCTGGACACCCTGGCGGTCCTCCACGACACCCTGCCCCCGGGCCTGCGGGAGCGGGCCCTGGCCGCCGTGGACCACTTCGTCCCGGACGAGGTGCTGGGGGAGTACACCGGCGTCTCCACCGGCGCCAACCGGGTCGACCTGTGCCGGGTGGTGGCGCTGCGCGGCGTCCTCGGCGAGGCCCCGGCCAAGCTGACGCTCGCCCGCGACGCGCTCTCCCCGGTGTTCCCGTACGTCACCCGCGGCGACGGCCTGTACGCCGACGGCTCCTTCATCCAGCACACCCGGGTGCCCTACACCGGCACCTACGGCCAGGTGCTGCTGGACGGCCTCGGGCGGCTGTTCACCCTGCTGGCCGGCTCGCCCTGGGAGGTTACCGACCCGGGCCGGCACACCGTCCACGACGGCGTCGAACGGGCCTGGGCGCCGCTGCTGTACGACGGCCTGGTCATGGACAGCGTCTCCGGGCGGGCGGTCAGCCGCGGCGTGGTCCCGGACGACCCGGTCCGGTACGGCGACCACCAGCGCGGTCACCAGGTGATGGCGGCCATCACGCTCCTCGCCCTGGCCCTCGACGCCCCCGACGGGCCCGGTACGGCCGCCGGCGCCGTGCTGCGGGACCGCTGGCACGCGCTGGTGAAGGGGTGGATCGAACGCGACACCTGGCTGCCGGTGCTCACCGACCCCCAGTTCGACGTGGCCGACCTGGCGCGGCTGCACGCCGTCGCCGCGAGTCCGGTGCCGGCCGCGCCCGAACCGACCGGGCACCGGATCTTCGCCGCCATGGACCGGGCCGTCCACCGCCGCCCCGGCTGGGCCGTCAACATCGCCATGGCCTCCGACCGGATCGCGTACTACGAGAACGGCAACGGCGAGAACCCACGGGGCTGGCACACCGGTGCCGGGATGCTCCACTGGTGGGGCGGGACCGATCCGCTGAGCCGGCACGGCCAGTACACCGACGCCTTCTGGCCCACCGCCGACCCCTACCGGCTGCCCGGCATCACCGTCTCCGCCAAGCGGCTGGCCGACGACGAGGGCGGCGGCTGGGGCGAGCCCCGGCCGGACGCCCGCCGGGTCGGCGGCACCACCGACGGCGAGTTCGCGGCGCTCGGCCAGGACCTGCGCGGGCTGGCCGGCACCCTCCGGGCGAAGAAGTCCTGGTTCTGCCTGGACGACGCGGTCGTCTGCCTGGCGGCGGGCATCACCGCGCGGGACGGCACGGCCGTGGAGACCGTGATCGACCACCGCAACCTCGGCGCGGAGCCGGCGGCCGGCCCGGACCCCGGCGGCCCCGGCGCGGTGACCGTGGACGGCGTGGCGCAGCCGGACGGCACCGGCTGGAGCGCCACCTTCCGGCGGGCCCACTGGGTCCACCTGCGCGGCCACGGCGGGTACGTCCTGCCCGGTGGCGGCCGGCTGCACGCCCTGCGCGAGGCCCGCACCGGCGCCTGGCGGGACATCAACGACGGTGGCTCCCCGGAGCCGTTCACCCGCCGGTACCTCACCCTGCGGCACGACCACGGCACCGACCCGGTGAACGCCTCCTGCCTCCACCTGCTGATGCCCGGGGCGACGCCCGCGGCGGTCGCCGCCCGCGCCGCGGACCGGCACTGGCTGCGGGTGCTGGAGAACAGCGACCACCGGCAGGGGGTGCTCGTCGACCCGCTGGGCGTCACCGCGGTCAACTTCTGGCGGCCCGGCACCGCCGGACCGCTCACCGCCACCGCCCCGGCGAGCGTCCTGGTCCGCCGCACCGGCACCACCGCCGTGCTCTGCGTCGCCGAACCGGCGCGCACCGGCACCCCGCTGACCGTCGTCTGGCACCACCCGGTGCGCGCGGTCACCGCCCACGGTCCCGGCGTCGAGGTCCTGGCCACCGGCCGCGCGCTGCGGCTGCGGATCACACCGGGGACCGCGTGCGTCACCCACCGCTGTACGGTGACCCTGCCCGGCTGA